The Rickettsia endosymbiont of Gonocerus acuteangulatus nucleotide sequence TAGAGATAGAAAAGAGATATCAAATAAAATTTTTAGAAATAGGGGTTGATGAAGATCATGTCCATTTTTTGGTACAATCTGTACCAACCTATAGCGTAACAAAAATAGTAACAACAATTAAAAGTGTTACAGCTCGTCAAATATTTAGACAGTGTCCACAGGTAAAGAAACAATTATGGGGTGGAGAATTTTGGACTGATGGATATTTTACGAGTACGGTAGGTAAGCATGGAAATGAGAATATGATAGGAAAATACGTAAAAAACCAAGGCAAGGAATATCAGAAACTGCATGAGGATCATCAGCTAGCTTTCTTCTAAAATACCCCGCTGCTTGCGGCGGGGATTACTTTTATTCAAATCGCCATGCAAAAAATTATACTTATAATTGATAAACAATTGCCGAAATCCTATTCGGGTTTGTTTCGTTCTATTATTTTTGGTACGTTATCATATCTCAAGTTATAGCTTAATGCGATAAGGTAATGACTTTTTTAAGAGCATAGTAAACAGCATCAAAAAAGTGCTCAAAATTAGAAATAGTTTTTCTTATTTCATTCTTGATTTTAAACCAGTAATGCTCAATAGGATTTAAGTCAGGAGAGTAAGTTGGTAAAAATAAAATACTGCAACCAACAGATTCAATTAACGTTTTCACTTTTGTACTTTTATGAAAATTAATATTATCCATTACTACTATCTGACCAGCCTTTAATTCCTTGATCAATATCTCTTGTACATAAGTTTCAAAAATGTCTTTATTACATGTCCCATCAAATATTATTGGGGCAATAATATCTTTGACACACAGCCCAGCAATCATACTAATCCGTGATTTATGTTGATAGACCTTTTCACCATAACATCTTTGACCGATAATGCTCCACCCGTGTTCTCTACAGCTATTATCTTCTATCCCAGACTCATCGATAAATACTAAATCTTGTTTATCTATAGTTTTTAGTTTCAATATAAACTCATTCCTTAGACCAATATCCCTTTTGGGATGAAGAAAAGTTTTTTTTATAACTATAACCTAATTTATTAAGCAATCTTGATATCGTACTTGCAGATACTTTTTGACTCCAGTTATTAGCTAGCTCCATGGTGGTTTTATCAAAATTTAATTCTATAAATTTTTTAAATCCCTCTATGTCTCTTATTATTCTACGATGTCCTGTATGATAACCACTTTTTGCTTTGACATCCCCAGTTTGTTTCTTTAATTTTTTCCACTCTATTATAGTCTTCCTACTAATAGAGTATATCTCTGAAGTCTCTTTTATTGTTTTACCATCTGTTAAACTTTTTATTACTCGTATTCTTAAATCGTATGAATATGCCTTTGCCATAAGTTTTTCATTTAGTATAATCCAACTCATACTATAGTCACTACCTTATCGCATTAAGCTATAGTTAAAATTTTCATCTATGATGAGAATGATTTTGTGTTAAATATAAAAGTCTTAAAAAGTAATGAAAATTATTTCTGGTCTTAATAAAATCAATTACTTTAAAAAGCTAATTAATGGGGAGTGATTAAGAAGTGGTGGCCATGGTCGGAATCGAACCAACGACACAAGGATTTTCAGTCCTTTGCTCTACCAACTGAGCTACATGGCCAAATATACTCTTCTGATTTGAAGAATTGGCTCTGCAAAACTTCGGGGAACTCACATGCTCACCTATTAAGTATAGGCTCCGCGTGTTCGCCCCTTGTTTTACATTCCAATTCTCCAAATCATTTGAGTATGTACTCGTTTTATCTAGAAAAGTAATCTAATCCTTATAATAGATTAATTGGCTTTTGTCTATTCTTAATTTACTAGTATTAGACAAAAATAAGAAATTATAGTATAATGCGTAATTATTTATATAGCATTTTTTATGATAAAAATTGGTAACATTGAATTTTCTTCAAACGTAATACTAGCTCCGATGTCCGGTGTAACGGATTTAGAATTTAGAAGATTAGTGAAAAGATTCGGAGCGGGGCTTGTGGTATCGGAAATGATTGCAAGCAGAGCAATGATTGTAGAATCTAGGCAATCACTGCAAAAATGTTCTATTATGCAAGACGATGCAACAAGTGCATGCGTGCAGCTTGCCGGTTGTGAGCCGAATGTAATAGCCGAAGCTGCTAAGATGAATGAGGATATGGGAGCAAAAATTATCGATCTGAATTTTGGCTGTCCAGCAAAAAAGGTTGTAAACGGCTATTCAGGTTCGGCTTTGATGAGAGATGAGGGGCTTGCAGCTAAAATTTTTGAAGCAGCCATTAAAGCAGTAAAAATTCCAGTAACTGTTAAAATGCGTATGGGCTGGGATGATCAGACAAAAAATGCTCCAACTCTAGCTAAAATTGCGGAAAGATCAGGGATTCAAATGGTGACAGTTCACGGCAGAACTAGGTGCCAATTTTATTCAGGTAATGCTGATTGGGAGTTTATCAAAAACGTTAAAGAAGCAGTAAAAATTCCGGTTATTGCTAATGGCGATATCACTAATTTCGCCAAAGCTAAAGAAGCATTAGAGAAATCCGGTGCAGACGGGGTTATGGTCGGTAGAGGGGCATATGGCAAACCTTGGCTTATTTCGCAAATTGACCACTATCTTAAAACAGGTGAGGAAAAACCGGCACCCTCTATAGAGGAGC carries:
- a CDS encoding IS630 family transposase (programmed frameshift), with the protein product MAKAYSYDLRIRVIKSLTDGKTIKETSEIYSISRKTIIEWKKLKKQTGDVKAKSGYHTGHRRIIRDIEGFKKFIELNFDKTTMELANNWSQKVSASTISRLLNKLGYSYKKTFLHPKRDIGLRNEFILKLKTIDKQDLVFIDESGIEDNSCREHGWSIIGQRCYGEKVYQHKSRISMIAGLCVKDIIAPIIFDGTCNKDIFETYVQEILIKELKAGQIVVMDNINFHKSTKVKTLIESVGCSILFLPTYSPDLNPIEHYWFKIKNEIRKTISNFEHFFDAVYYALKKVITLSH
- the dusB gene encoding tRNA dihydrouridine synthase DusB; this encodes MIKIGNIEFSSNVILAPMSGVTDLEFRRLVKRFGAGLVVSEMIASRAMIVESRQSLQKCSIMQDDATSACVQLAGCEPNVIAEAAKMNEDMGAKIIDLNFGCPAKKVVNGYSGSALMRDEGLAAKIFEAAIKAVKIPVTVKMRMGWDDQTKNAPTLAKIAERSGIQMVTVHGRTRCQFYSGNADWEFIKNVKEAVKIPVIANGDITNFAKAKEALEKSGADGVMVGRGAYGKPWLISQIDHYLKTGEEKPAPSIEEQLEIVLEHYQAIVDYYGESAGVPIARKHMDWYSSGLPNSAEFRGAVNLMNDPIAVKDKIVEFYTSVINRE